One Natrinema marinum genomic window carries:
- a CDS encoding 30S ribosomal protein S17, with the protein MAIGLDVETPPEPENPEEYDYEKCPFYGELPVRGQVLEGTVVSTDMDKTVVVEREYDVAVPKYDRQMKRRSRIPAHVPGVLEPLSVGDTVRIAETRPLSKTKSHVVVEVTEEATAEDLAELTSQAEPEPELSDEDFATDEDEGDE; encoded by the coding sequence ATGGCAATAGGACTAGACGTTGAAACCCCTCCGGAACCCGAAAACCCGGAGGAATACGACTACGAGAAGTGTCCGTTCTACGGCGAACTCCCCGTTCGAGGACAGGTCCTCGAGGGGACCGTCGTCTCGACGGACATGGACAAGACCGTAGTCGTCGAGCGAGAGTACGACGTGGCGGTTCCGAAATACGACCGCCAGATGAAGCGTCGCTCGCGCATCCCGGCACACGTGCCGGGCGTGCTCGAGCCGCTCTCGGTCGGTGACACGGTCAGAATCGCAGAGACCCGACCACTGTCGAAGACGAAATCGCACGTGGTCGTCGAAGTAACCGAAGAAGCGACCGCGGAGGACCTCGCCGAACTCACGAGCCAGGCCGAGCCTGAGCCGGAGCTCTCCGACGAGGACTTCGCGACCGACGAAGACGAGGGTGATGAGTGA
- a CDS encoding 30S ribosomal protein S4e — protein sequence MTKHQKRLSVPKSWPVERKTETFTVKADAGPHGEDGVPLVVLLRDVLGYVDSRKEARYALSEDAILINGDPINDEQRPIGMFDIIAFPARGEYYRVFPDEGGRLALTEIDEDAAESRLGKIEGKQQVSGGDTQLTLHDGTNVIVDEDEYDTKDSIVVDNDDKSIVAHFPYEEGALVTAVRGNHGGKIGEIDAIDVTPGSGPNRIGVSTDDGGFETVEEYVVVIDENFTGDDDE from the coding sequence ATGACGAAACACCAGAAACGACTGTCGGTACCGAAGTCCTGGCCGGTCGAGCGAAAGACCGAGACCTTCACGGTCAAGGCCGACGCCGGTCCGCACGGCGAAGACGGCGTGCCGCTCGTCGTCCTCCTGCGGGACGTCCTCGGCTACGTGGACTCCCGGAAGGAAGCTCGATACGCGCTCTCCGAGGATGCGATCCTGATCAACGGGGACCCGATCAACGACGAACAGCGCCCGATCGGCATGTTCGACATCATCGCGTTCCCCGCCCGCGGGGAGTACTACCGCGTCTTCCCCGACGAGGGCGGTCGGCTCGCGCTGACCGAGATCGACGAGGACGCCGCCGAGAGTCGCCTCGGCAAAATCGAGGGCAAACAGCAGGTTTCGGGCGGCGACACCCAGCTGACGCTGCACGACGGGACGAACGTCATTGTCGACGAAGACGAGTACGACACCAAAGACTCGATCGTCGTCGACAACGACGACAAGTCGATCGTCGCACACTTCCCCTACGAGGAAGGTGCGCTCGTGACCGCCGTCCGCGGCAACCACGGCGGCAAGATCGGCGAGATCGACGCGATCGACGTGACCCCCGGCAGCGGTCCGAACCGAATCGGCGTCTCGACGGACGACGGCGGCTTCGAGACCGTCGAGGAGTACGTCGTCGTCATCGACGAGAACTTCACTGGTGATGACGATGAGTAG
- a CDS encoding 30S ribosomal protein S19, whose amino-acid sequence MSQEYRTGREGEFTYRGHTLEELQELELDEVVELLPARQRRSIERGLSVEKEKLLEEAREAGEEETANDPLRTHLRDMPILPEFVGLTFEVYNGQAFERVRVEPEMIGHYLGEFQLTRTSVEHGQAGIGATRSSKFVPLK is encoded by the coding sequence ATGAGTCAGGAGTACCGAACCGGCCGCGAAGGTGAGTTCACCTACCGCGGTCACACGCTCGAGGAGCTACAGGAGTTAGAGCTCGACGAGGTCGTGGAACTGCTCCCCGCACGCCAGCGGCGAAGTATCGAACGCGGTCTCTCCGTCGAGAAGGAGAAACTGCTCGAGGAGGCCCGCGAAGCCGGCGAAGAGGAGACGGCGAACGACCCGCTCCGAACGCACCTGCGGGACATGCCGATCCTGCCGGAGTTCGTCGGACTGACGTTCGAGGTCTACAACGGACAGGCCTTCGAGCGCGTTCGCGTCGAACCCGAAATGATCGGCCACTACCTCGGCGAGTTCCAGCTGACGCGGACCTCCGTCGAGCACGGGCAGGCCGGTATCGGCGCGACCCGATCCTCGAAGTTCGTCCCACTGAAGTGA
- a CDS encoding 50S ribosomal protein L22: MGINYSVDADPDATAKAMLRERHMSHKHSKEVAREIKGRTVGDAQAYLQDVIDEVQSVPFKSHNAGAGHRSDVEGWDAGKYPEKVSGEFLDLLENVAANADHQGFDAESMEIVHVAAHKVGESVGRKPRAMGRASSWNTPQVDVEIVVEEQTETEEDES; encoded by the coding sequence ATGGGAATCAACTACTCAGTCGACGCGGACCCGGACGCCACGGCGAAAGCCATGCTCCGGGAGCGTCATATGAGCCACAAGCACAGCAAGGAGGTCGCCCGCGAGATCAAGGGCCGAACCGTCGGCGACGCGCAGGCGTACCTTCAGGACGTGATCGACGAGGTACAGTCGGTCCCCTTCAAATCCCACAACGCCGGCGCGGGCCACCGCTCCGACGTCGAGGGCTGGGACGCCGGCAAGTACCCGGAGAAGGTCTCCGGCGAGTTCCTCGACTTACTCGAGAACGTCGCGGCCAACGCCGACCATCAGGGATTCGACGCCGAGTCGATGGAGATCGTCCACGTCGCCGCCCACAAGGTCGGCGAGTCGGTCGGTCGCAAGCCCCGCGCGATGGGGCGGGCGTCGTCGTGGAACACCCCCCAGGTCGACGTCGAGATCGTCGTCGAAGAACAGACCGAAACCGAGGAGGACGAGAGCTAA
- a CDS encoding 50S ribosomal protein L14, whose protein sequence is MEAMKADVTQGLKKGSLVTCADNTGARELKVISVAGYQGTKNRQPKAGIGDKVTVSVTKGTPEMRRQVLEAVIVRQRKSIRRPDGTRLKFEDNAAVIIDENEEPRGTEIKGPIAREVAERFGAIASTATMIV, encoded by the coding sequence ATGGAGGCGATGAAAGCCGACGTCACGCAGGGCCTGAAGAAGGGCTCGCTGGTCACGTGCGCCGACAACACCGGCGCGCGCGAACTGAAGGTCATCAGCGTCGCGGGCTACCAGGGCACCAAGAACCGCCAGCCGAAGGCGGGGATCGGTGACAAAGTGACCGTTTCGGTCACCAAGGGTACCCCGGAGATGCGCCGACAGGTCCTCGAGGCCGTCATCGTTCGCCAGCGGAAGTCGATCCGCCGGCCCGACGGTACGCGGCTGAAGTTCGAGGACAACGCGGCGGTCATCATCGACGAGAACGAAGAGCCCCGCGGCACGGAGATCAAGGGGCCGATCGCCCGCGAAGTCGCAGAGCGCTTCGGAGCAATCGCCAGCACGGCGACGATGATCGTATAG
- a CDS encoding 50S ribosomal protein L23 has product MSVIEHPLVTEKAMNDMDFENKLQFVVNPDATKPEIRDEVEERFEITVQNINTQVTMKGKKKAIVRLDEEDDAQEVASRIGVF; this is encoded by the coding sequence ATGAGTGTCATCGAACACCCCCTCGTGACCGAGAAGGCGATGAACGACATGGACTTCGAGAACAAGCTCCAGTTCGTCGTCAACCCGGACGCGACCAAGCCCGAGATTCGGGACGAGGTCGAAGAACGGTTCGAGATCACGGTACAGAACATCAACACGCAGGTAACGATGAAGGGTAAAAAGAAAGCGATCGTCCGCCTCGACGAGGAGGACGACGCACAGGAAGTCGCGTCGCGAATCGGGGTGTTCTGA
- a CDS encoding 50S ribosomal protein L5 produces MSSESDSGGDFHEMREPRVEKVVVHMGVGQGGRELGKAEDIIEEVTGQESVRTQAKKTEPDFGIRQGDPIGTKVTLRGDDAHGFLETALPLANISSAQFDDTGNFSFGVEEHTDFPSQEYDPNVGIYGLDVTVNLVRPGYRIAKRDKATRSIPSNHRLTPEDAIAFLEANFDVSVEGADDE; encoded by the coding sequence ATGAGTAGCGAGAGCGACTCCGGCGGCGACTTCCACGAGATGCGCGAACCGCGCGTCGAGAAGGTTGTCGTCCACATGGGCGTCGGGCAAGGTGGCCGCGAACTCGGCAAAGCCGAGGACATCATCGAGGAGGTCACCGGTCAGGAGAGCGTCCGGACCCAGGCGAAGAAGACCGAACCCGACTTCGGCATCCGCCAGGGCGACCCGATCGGCACGAAGGTCACCCTCCGCGGCGACGACGCCCACGGGTTCCTCGAGACGGCGCTGCCGCTCGCGAACATCTCGTCGGCGCAGTTCGACGACACGGGGAACTTCAGCTTCGGTGTCGAGGAACACACCGACTTCCCCAGCCAGGAGTACGACCCGAACGTCGGGATCTACGGGCTGGACGTCACCGTCAACCTGGTGCGTCCGGGCTACCGCATCGCCAAGCGCGACAAGGCCACCCGCTCGATCCCGTCGAACCACCGACTGACCCCCGAGGACGCCATCGCGTTCCTCGAGGCGAACTTCGACGTCAGCGTGGAGGGCGCAGACGATGAGTGA
- a CDS encoding 50S ribosomal protein L2, protein MGRRIQGQRRGRGTSTFRAPSHRYKAKLDHKKEEDDDIVRGTVVDIEHDPARSAPVAAVEFEDGDQRLILAPEGITVGEELQVGVSAEIKPGNTLPLAEIPEGVPVCNIEANPGDGGRFARASGTNADLITHDRNAAVVQLPSGEVKRLDPQCRATIGVVAGGGRTEKPMVKAGNKYHKMKARGTKWPRVRGVAMNAVDHPFGGGGRQHPGKPKSVSRDAPPGRKVGDISSRRTGRGGNK, encoded by the coding sequence ATGGGACGACGCATTCAGGGCCAACGACGCGGTCGCGGTACCTCGACGTTCCGCGCCCCGTCCCACCGGTACAAGGCGAAGCTCGACCACAAGAAAGAGGAGGACGACGACATCGTGCGCGGGACGGTCGTGGACATCGAACACGACCCGGCCCGATCCGCACCGGTCGCCGCCGTCGAGTTCGAAGACGGCGATCAGCGACTCATCCTCGCGCCCGAAGGCATCACCGTGGGCGAGGAGCTGCAAGTCGGCGTCTCCGCCGAGATCAAGCCCGGTAACACGCTTCCGCTGGCCGAGATTCCGGAAGGTGTCCCGGTCTGTAACATCGAGGCGAACCCGGGCGACGGCGGTCGGTTCGCCCGCGCCTCGGGGACCAACGCCGACCTGATCACCCACGACCGCAACGCCGCGGTCGTCCAGCTTCCAAGCGGCGAGGTCAAGCGCCTCGATCCGCAGTGTCGCGCCACGATCGGCGTCGTCGCCGGCGGCGGTCGCACGGAGAAGCCGATGGTCAAGGCCGGCAACAAGTATCACAAGATGAAGGCCCGGGGCACGAAGTGGCCCCGCGTCCGCGGTGTCGCGATGAACGCCGTCGACCACCCGTTCGGTGGCGGCGGCCGACAACACCCCGGCAAACCCAAGTCCGTCTCGCGGGACGCCCCGCCGGGACGGAAAGTCGGTGACATCTCGTCCCGACGCACCGGTCGAGGTGGCAACAAATGA
- a CDS encoding 30S ribosomal protein S3, which translates to MADEHQFIENGLQRSQIDEFFQEELGRAGYGGMDVAKTPMGTQIVLKAEKPGMVIGKGGENIRKVTTALEEKFNLEDPQIDVQEVDEPDLNARIVADRLANALERGWYFRKAGHTTIDRIMEAGALGAEIVLSGKVTGARSRVEKFNRGYIKHNGEPAEEVVDHGQGVAVMKLGTIGVDVKIIPPGAELPDDFQINEDMDPEELVPDAVEANEAEGVEELLEGEPETAEAAEGGAEAPSDEAVDAVDEDVEEVIEEEVEADEEFEEVEVPGEDEGVEEELEELEEDVEAEAEELVAEMEDEEAEDEDEGGDA; encoded by the coding sequence ATGGCTGACGAACATCAATTCATCGAGAACGGCCTGCAGCGGTCCCAGATCGACGAGTTCTTCCAAGAAGAGCTCGGCCGCGCGGGCTACGGTGGCATGGACGTCGCCAAGACGCCGATGGGAACCCAGATCGTCCTCAAGGCCGAAAAGCCCGGGATGGTCATCGGCAAAGGCGGCGAGAACATTCGGAAAGTGACGACGGCCCTCGAGGAGAAGTTCAACCTCGAGGACCCCCAGATCGACGTCCAGGAGGTCGACGAACCCGACCTGAACGCGCGGATCGTCGCGGACCGACTGGCGAACGCGCTCGAGCGCGGCTGGTACTTCCGGAAGGCCGGTCACACGACGATCGACCGGATCATGGAAGCCGGCGCGCTCGGCGCCGAGATCGTGCTCTCCGGGAAGGTCACGGGTGCTCGATCGCGCGTCGAGAAGTTCAACCGCGGCTACATCAAGCACAACGGCGAACCCGCCGAGGAGGTCGTCGACCACGGCCAGGGCGTCGCGGTCATGAAGCTCGGCACGATCGGCGTCGACGTCAAGATCATCCCGCCGGGCGCCGAGCTCCCCGACGACTTCCAGATCAACGAAGACATGGACCCCGAAGAGCTCGTCCCCGACGCCGTCGAGGCCAACGAGGCAGAGGGCGTCGAGGAACTCCTCGAGGGCGAACCCGAGACGGCCGAAGCCGCCGAGGGCGGTGCCGAGGCCCCGTCTGACGAGGCTGTCGACGCCGTCGACGAGGACGTCGAGGAGGTCATCGAAGAGGAAGTCGAGGCAGACGAGGAGTTCGAAGAGGTCGAGGTCCCCGGTGAAGACGAAGGCGTCGAGGAAGAACTCGAGGAACTCGAGGAGGACGTCGAGGCCGAAGCCGAGGAACTCGTCGCCGAGATGGAAGACGAGGAAGCGGAAGACGAAGACGAGGGAGGTGACGCCTGA
- a CDS encoding ribonuclease P protein component 1 yields the protein MALTPETLPRHELNGLPVRVVESDDSARVGLEGRVVIETTKTLSIEVRQDGESRVVMVPKSGSTFEFAITDEAADSAKESGTASKLADTQPGAAERSAATDRAGGDAAGHRGDDSSRNHRHAAGEGVAYVTVDGSRLLSRPARRTETNGDSPWQ from the coding sequence ATGGCACTGACACCCGAGACCCTGCCGCGACACGAACTCAACGGGCTCCCCGTACGAGTCGTCGAGAGCGACGACTCCGCGCGGGTGGGTCTGGAGGGCCGCGTCGTCATCGAGACGACCAAAACCCTCTCGATAGAGGTTCGTCAAGACGGCGAGTCTCGGGTCGTCATGGTGCCGAAGTCGGGCTCGACGTTCGAGTTCGCGATCACAGATGAAGCCGCCGACTCCGCGAAGGAGTCGGGGACTGCGTCCAAACTGGCCGACACTCAACCTGGGGCTGCCGAGCGATCGGCGGCCACAGACCGGGCCGGCGGCGATGCCGCCGGCCATCGTGGCGATGATTCCTCCCGGAATCACCGCCACGCCGCTGGCGAGGGCGTGGCCTACGTTACGGTCGATGGATCGCGGCTGCTCTCACGACCCGCCCGACGCACGGAGACGAATGGTGATTCACCATGGCAATAG
- the rpmC gene encoding 50S ribosomal protein L29 — protein sequence MAILHVEEIRDMTPAERAEELDELETELLNQKSVLAAGGAPENPGRIGELGRTIARIKTIQREEGDLE from the coding sequence ATGGCGATCCTCCACGTCGAAGAGATCCGCGACATGACCCCCGCCGAACGGGCGGAGGAACTCGATGAACTCGAGACCGAGCTGCTGAACCAGAAGTCCGTCCTCGCCGCCGGCGGTGCCCCGGAGAACCCGGGTCGCATCGGCGAACTGGGTCGCACCATCGCGCGGATCAAGACGATCCAGCGGGAAGAAGGGGATCTCGAATGA
- the rplX gene encoding 50S ribosomal protein L24 yields MSKQPHKQRTQTERAPLHKRQKQLHATLSDELREEYDTRRTRVNAGDTVEVMRGDHAGDEGEVLRAILEDGTIHVEDVTVETADGEEVPRPLDPSNVRITELDLEDERREARLEGDSE; encoded by the coding sequence ATGAGCAAGCAACCACACAAACAGCGAACGCAGACGGAGCGAGCGCCGCTGCACAAGCGACAGAAGCAGCTCCACGCGACGCTGTCCGACGAGCTCCGCGAGGAGTACGACACCCGTCGCACCCGCGTCAACGCGGGCGACACGGTCGAGGTCATGCGCGGCGACCACGCCGGCGACGAAGGCGAGGTCCTGCGTGCGATCCTCGAGGACGGGACGATCCACGTCGAGGACGTGACCGTCGAGACGGCCGACGGCGAAGAGGTGCCGCGGCCGCTCGACCCGTCGAACGTCCGGATCACGGAGCTCGATCTCGAGGACGAGCGTCGCGAGGCGCGACTCGAAGGTGATAGCGAATGA